DNA from Phragmites australis chromosome 16, lpPhrAust1.1, whole genome shotgun sequence:
GATCCTACACTGTCGTTGCGCCGACCATTTCGATCATCTTGGCTGGCCGTTACAGCAACGAAACAGATCCTCATGAGGTAGTTCCCCAGTAGCTTGGGCTACATATCGCCATTGTCACAGGCTCTGTTTGATTTCCTTGTAAACTTCACAAGATTTTGCTCACTGCTGTGCAGAAATTCTTGCGGACCATGAGAGGAACACAAGGCGCTCTCATCATCGCGTCAACAATTCAGATCATACTTGGTTTTAGTGGCCTCTGGCGCAATGTTGTTAGGTAGGGATCGTGGTTCTTATTTTTAACTTATGCTTGTTCGTTGTACTACTGTAGAATTTCAGTTTGCAGGTTTAGCTGCAGTTGCAAATTGTATTATTTCAGTTTGTGGCTTGACAAGCCCTCATCCGTTTTACAGATTGCTAAGCCCATTGTCTGCTGTTCCTCTGATCTCGCTAGCTGGGTTTGGGTTATATGAGCTTGGTTTTCCAGGGGTAAGCATTAGCTTGATTCTTTTATCTTCGCTGTTCCCTATATCATTGGAATACTGACTGCCGGATTCATTTGGCTTTAGGTTGCTAAGTGTGTAGAAATTGGGCTCCCAGAAATCATTCTAATGCTCATGTTTTCTCAGGTATAGTCTCCATCGGTATGTCTTTCCATACACTTCATAGCCATTATAGCTGAAGTCATGTACTAATGTATTTGTCCTATGGACAGTATTTACCTCATGCTATTCATGTGGCAAAGCCTGTGTTCGACCGGTTTTCTGTAATTTTCACAATTGCTATTGTATGGCTGTATGCATACATTCTCACCGCTAGTGGTGCATACAAGAATGCCCGAACGAAGACACAAGTGCATTGTCGTGTTGACCGCTCTGGAATTATTGGTGGCGCTTCTTGGTAAGGAATTCGTGATGATCgcatcacattttgttttggtaAAAATCATTAAACAATTGCTGAAGAAATATTGTAGGATAAGTGTCCCATATCCTTTCCAATGGGGAGCTCCAACATTTGATGCTGGTGAATCTTTTGCGATGATGATGGCCTCATTTGTTGCTCTTGTAGAGGTTTGTCTGCACAGTTCTACCCAAAAGTGAAAAAATAAGTATGCGATAATTAACATTCTAATAGCATTGTGCTACCCTTTCAGTCAACCGGGACCTTCATTGCAGTGTCAAGATATGCAAGTGCGACTATGATACCTCCCTCAGTTCTTGGTCGTGGCATTGGTTGGCAGGTAACTGGGTTGATTATCGTGTACCAGaaacttcattttcttctcgCTAGTTTGTTATGGTTAAAATTGGGTATCATCATCTGCAGGGCATTGGTACTTTACTGGGTGCATTTTTTGGGACAGCTAATGGAACTGGAGTGTCAGTGTAAGTGTGAATTTACAATCTAGTGAAACCAGCAGCCCGGTCACATTTTTGTTAGCTTTTGAAGCATTGGATGCGAATGCTTGGGTTACTGCTTTTTCTTTCTGTTTGTCTCTAATTATTCATATTTTGATATTTGCAGTGAAAATGCTGGTTTACTTGCTTTGACACATGTTGGCAGCCGGAGAGTAGTCCAGATATCTGCAGGCTTTATGATTTTCTTCTCAATACTTGGTAATGTACAACATTGTTCCTAATTTTTTGTATCTGGGTTCTCCAAAGATTATATTTTTCTGTTTAAACAATAGCAAACACAAATAGCGCATGCTGACAGAGGCAATCCTCACAGGACCATTCTGTTGTAGCTGAGTTTAAATATTGTGATTGTGATTTTCTATTTGACATACATCATAGACTTTCTTTAGTGTTGTACATGGTTAAGGTGCCGTGGAGcatttgccttttttttctttatcacATTTGTATTTTGTTAAGCTGACCATATTCCTTTCTCTAAACCAGGGAAATTCGGAGCACTCTTTGCGTCAATTCCACTGCCAATATTTGCTGCcctatattgcattttctttgcATACATTGGTACGTCCAGATATCACTCATCCTTTAACAGAGTTCTCTGTCTGCTTCTTTCCAAGAAAATGTAATACACTACAACTTGTGGTCTCAACGGTTCTTCCGATGCAGGCGCTTGTGGTCTCAGCTTCCTTCAGTTCTGCAACCTGAACAGCTTCAGGACCAAGTTCATCGTGGGGTTCTCCTTGTTCATGGGCTTGTCAGTTCCCCAGTACTTCAACGAGTACACATCCGTCGCAGGTTATGGCCCGGTGCACACTGGCGCCCGTTGGGTATGTGAAACAGATCCCGCAGCTCTCTCTGTCATTCTTCTCTGAATCGGCACCTGAACCTTGCGCGGGCCATGTTCCGGTGCTCACCGTTTGTTTTTTCGTTCGTCAGTTCAACGACATGATCAACGTGCCGTTCTCGTCGAAGCCGTTCGTGGCGGCGCTGGTGGCGTTCTTCCTGGACAACACGATCCACAGGCGCGACGGCGCGGTGAGGAGGGACAGGGGATACCACTGGTGGGACAAGTTCCGGAGCTTCAAGACAGACAGCAGGAGCGAGGAGTTCTACTCCCTGCCGTTCAACCTCAACAAGTTCTTCCCTTCCGTGTGATCTGCAACTCCAGCCTCTTTCTTGGCCATGTCTCGGAccgaagacgaagaagaagcgGTCAGTCCAGTCCTGACGATGTCTGTGGTTGGGTCGGTAATTTTTGTACATTCTGTGTGGAACTGGACCTGTCCCGTTCCAGGGGAGATTTGACATGTCTGGTTGCATCTTGATTCCAATGTTCAACACGATAGATCGCTGTCGTCGACCTGGTAGTTCCTAGTTTTGGCAGGCGTTCCTTGTAATGTGGTTGCGTGTCGTTCAAAGAATGTTACCGTGTTGATGGTGTTCTGCAGTAACCAGTACTCAGCTTGCAGAAGCACATTGTTTTACGTGCCTTTGGACTTGTGGTGATTGCTCCTTGGAGCATTGCTCTGTTTCTTCATCCATTGCACAACAGCAAAAGAAGTCCATATTTCGCTgtcatttctttcctttggaTTGAACGGATCATTTACAATTAAAGGCTGCTGTCATGACTCCTGATAAGAGTGAGCATCTTTTGTTCCGGTCTCCGATGCAGACcagattttattatttttatatttcttaaaaaaattataaaaataggtgtTCATATTTCTTATATTTCTCCTGTCGCCTGTTGATCGCTTGTCGAAAGGGGGTAACAAGAACTTGTCGTTCTTCAAATGGACGAtagatttttaaataaaaaatgttatatTTACtgtttttaaaattcaaaatattattgaaatacttATAAATGTTTTTGGTGGTATACAATATACTAATCTAGCTAAAAGAAAATTAGACAAAAAGTTTGACAAACtctgtacaataaaatttatccttttgtttttcactgtacaaataattgtttgagttaaaaaatttagagagctatattataatataatttacatcatatatttttttcagaatttttcatgattatttctatagagttttgaattttaaaagcattaaaatacagtatttttattatttttaacctATCGTTTATTAAAAGGGCGACCAGTTGTAAAAAGCTCTTCACCAGGCCGCTGCTACTGGGCTGACGACCCGCCACCCCCTCGGCCCGCGCTTCGGCCCAATAAAATCTGGCCGATGTTTCCGTACTGGCGCGGGCGCAGGCCGGCACAAGCAAATCTGGCCGTTCGACAGGGCAGGCGTTTTCCAGCCCAACCAAACCGGGGATCGAGACGCGGCGAATTCCGTGGACCGTACCACGAACGCTGAGCATCCTTGTATCTTTACAGATGACTACTGATcacacaagaattttttttttatctttttgccAAGATCACACAAATTTTTTTTGGGTATGGGTACTATGTACAACGTCACGTGCATGCATTCGACAAGAAAATTTGAGCGATCGATAGATCAAACTTTCTATCTATCTTGTACGTGAGCTGAGCTTTACGGATTGTAATGTATTTTTAtctaatttctcttataaattagattatttttttaatataataatgTATAGCTTTCTTAcgtgttaaaaaaaactttggCATCGGAAAGAGCAGGCCTTGCTTCTGCTCAGTTGTTAGGGAGCAATTGTCGCATTCGGAGGGCTTGCTCATACGAGGACACGAGTTGTTGTTACGGTACACAAGCTTTGACACGTAGAGGTAGGTAGGTATTTCAGCCATCCAAGTGATGATCAAACAATCAGGTTATTAACAATGTATGTCCCTGGGAGCAGATTTGATATTGCGTTTTAGCCTTTTAGGGACCTTCTCGGCAGCTCTGGAACACGTGGAGATTTGCGAGGCAGGGGAACAGTAGCCAGTGTTTCCTGACAGGAGTCCCTCTCTTTTCTATTACAACTAACTGATTCCTTTGAAGCACCACTCATCCATTCATTCCAGGCAGCACATGAGTAAGCAATGACACACACACAACAGCACATGAGTAAGCAATGACACACACAACACCTGCATttacgaagggattttcgttttcttcagcgctccaacgattTCTCTTCACAGTTCCCGTCACGAAGAGATTTCTAAGGTTATTTCTTTTAGGACGGAATTCCCAAATTCATTCTCTTCAAGACAGgattctcttttttcctttcacgaatcccttcgaaagaaatctgttggagatgagagaaaataaagagaatgagaacagAGAAATGAATCAAAAAAGaaacgaaataaagagaatataattAGGGATGGTCTAACAAAAGAGAAGACGGTAAGCTGGCCTCCAGCACAACAGTGGTCTATCCTATCCAGATTCCAGTCCGCAAGTGCAGAAAAAGGTCACCTACATGGTGGCAACTTTTTGCTAAAAAAAGGCACACACGCTTCAGCTTACAATAATTTAGCCATCGTAGTTAATTGGCTGATGAGATCCTTGCTTGCTCACAACACTTCTCCTCATGCTCTCCAGATCCCAACCTTTCCTTCAGGCTCAAATTACTGCCATGCTGTTCTGTCTCTCATGTGCCCCCTACCAATTCCCTCTTGGGAGGGCAGTCCATGAGGCGATTGGCACTTGGGTAGGATCCGTGTCCTCGTATGGGACAAATCGAGGCCAACCAAAGATGAGAAGGTTCCTGTATAACTGGTGCTCTGTTAGGTTTGCAGCAGCCATGCACACTAGCATTATCAGAGTTTGTTCAGAAACATTCAGAAAAGTGTTTGATAGCTAGATTAACATACCGGATGCATGGACTATTCTGTGCATGGCGGCCGGTTGTGGCGTGGCCGGCTAACATGTCCGATGACtcatggaaaaaaaatttgtggtggtggtggggggggggggaccggTAAGACCGAAAATTTCGgtctaaaattcttcaaaagtttggACATAAAATAACTAAAATCAAttaatttaatcaaaatttattcaaatttgaataatttcagCCGGTTTTGACCCGTAACACCAATACCGGAGGTGACTGATAGGATAAAAAATCGGCGAAATTCGATCAAAATTTTTTTCCATGGTGCCTTTGACTAAATGACCGTGGACTCATGGTTGATGGTTGGGTTGGAAGTCAGTGTAAACCATCCGTGCATGGCCGGCAGCGAGGCTGCAATTCTTGTTGAGGATTTTTCTTCTGTTGTGTGAAAGGTGATCTTGCCCAGCTGAATTTCGCCGATTTTCGGTGGTGGATGTAGAGGAGCCAAGTAGGAGAGATTCATTGACCTCTCTCAATCTTCTTCTCTCTGCCactcctcttctctctcattttttctttctctttctcatccatagtaaaaaaattgttgagggGCTTCGTTGACTAGGAAGCGGTAGGGGATCCGCTCCTGCTTGCCTCCTAAGTGTGTGTGAGCGTGATGTTGTCTGCTCATGCTTGCGTGATGGGACATAGACTTGTGCTCCAGGATTGTCACATTGCTGAATGTGTTTTGCCATTTACGTTTTGGATAAATTATCAAAATTGGTTGTAcacttttctgaaatttcataGAAAAATATCAGCCACTCCAGAGTTTCATAGCAAAAATCTCACAGGCAGCTTGTGTTTTCATCTCCAAAGTTTGTGAAGGAGTAATTTAGTAAGGGCTCAATGATTGTATGGCTATCCCATGATCGACTGCAACTGGAGTCCTGTCACTTTCACTAAATTTGCGGTAAGTTTCAATTATTCGCCCTCTCTTTTTAAAAACGGGTTTCATCTCCTATCGTGTTAAGGCCTGATTGTTCTGTGGCCATGTCGCTTTAGGGCTCGTTATCGTCTTGAGCCAATGCATGGATGGCTTCCCATTAATCTCTGCAATATCTATCTATCGAATAATCAAAGGGAATCTTACAATTGAACCCGTCAACTGCAACAACTAACACATATTCCGGAGATTTGTGTCAAGTACGTAGTCACGAGGAGACATTGATAGAATGATAGGCCAAAGGAATTCTTGTTCCATTCCATTTTGCATCCCTTTCAAGTATATAGTAGATATGCACAAGCAAGggaagggaaagaaaagaagtagAAAAGAACCCGGCATCACACTACTAACCACAAGGCACACCTACTAGTTTGATTGCTAACAtcttatcttcttttttctatgtGACAAATATCCTTCATCCAAAGATATACTCCTGTTTCTCTACGCTTTTGCATTCCTCTCTcttgcatatgaattatagtaGGTGAAATCTCTGAATCTCTCTTGGTCATAATATCTCCGAATCATCATCATTCTTGTCAATTTCTTCTCGCAAATGCAATAAATTATCACTATACCAGTCACATTATATTTACTTACGGCACATCACGAACAAATGAAAAAGAAGAAGTCATCCTggaaaacgacctacatttaaaGAGTTGAAAGGGACTTAAACGACTAATTTTTTGAAACAAGGTACTAATAGTTtaagttgaattttgatttaaCAATAAGGATCTCCATGTAAAAGTACAATAATACTCTAGCAGCACTTTTCACTCTCTACTTTACTTAAAAATCGCAGCGGTAATTaaactagattaaaaaaaaatgatagagTTTTGCGCATGACACACCGttgtattttttaaatgaacAGGCAAGAGaactatttattatattaaaaagaagttAAGTTTAGATGTACaatatctctactacttaaaaaatatataataattttcGCACGAGGCAGAACGTCTTGCCTCCAATCCTGCAGACTATTTCTAAACTTCGCAAAAATTATCTAACTCATACCACTCAATCTCTACTACTCCGCTCGCACGTGTTCCGCTCCTGGAAATCTTACTCCCACGTTTCGCCTCTGGTTCACACGCCCAACGCACTGTGCATCATGCACGTCAGTCGTCTCTCACAGTGATTGATCTTGGTTACGGCAGGATTGATGGGCGCCGGCATTGCCCAAAACGAGCAAGGGCCGCACATGGAAACCCTCGACAAAAACGGCCCGATTTGATCTGATTTGGCTGCGTGGAGGAAACACATGCGGCACGCAGCCGACGAATTTTGACTCCTACACTGTGGCCTGCTTCCGCTTGGGAGCACGCCAAGGGACATGACTGGACAGTGATACACTAATCTATTTGGTTCTGTTCGATGCACGCGATGCAAACCGTAACACTTTTtaaagtttttcttcttcttttttctgcgATAGATTCCTTTCAAGTGTTTCGAGAGAGAAGATTTGTTTGATTTGATTAGAGGTACTGACGtccgttttttttttctcctttggaAATCCTTCAGTCCTCTGCAAATAACTTCGGTTCTCCATCTGGGAAATTCTTGCGATGGAATAATCCAATAATTTTGTTCCACATGCACTTTGGAAGGTATATATGGTGCCATCCAATGCCATTGCTTCACAACTATGCTGTCTTGGAAGTTAATTTAAACAATTGATAAAAGGCACAGCACATATACAATTGGAGCAAAATTCACATACTAATTTTCATGGCATCCTCTCAGTTTTCGAGGAAGCCATCGCCACTGAGGCTTGTGAAGGCAAGTTCACGCACTTATAGGAGAAGATAAAGATACAAAGAACTCAAATAGCATCTGCTTATTACGTTCTCGATTCCTTTCGGTCTTATTATTATGGTCGCCAATTGTTTTGTGTACACTTTctttgttgtttgattcttgTTGTGTTTTACGTTGCCAATCTGCAATTTAAGTTCTAGACTCGCCACTGTAAGTGATCAAACATGTGACGTATTAAATAGTGTTATGGTTTGTTAGGGTTTTAACGGAAGTACCATAAAAATTGATAAGCTAAGcatgagatatttttttaacgAGCACTACTACGAAATGTATCATAAATAATAGCTCATCAGTGTTGATTTGACAAATACCGTTACTGATAcattatcagtgctagttcataCCAAACTAGTATTATTAGtgcatcactgtcagtttttaataatcatcactgtcggtttataacaaaaatcggcagtgatagtcttaATAATTATCAATGTTAGTTTATAACACAAACCGACAATAATAATATCATTGCCAGTTTTTATTACGAACCGGAAGTGAATCGGAGGGTTAAACCCAAAATTTGCCTTCAAATTGTTTTTTCTGTACACAGCTCACATCCGGTCTGCTTTACAGCGAAATTATCTAAGTCCCACCATAGTCGAGCAGCCTTGATCGGATCCCCTCCCCTCAtttcactcctctctctctctctctcaaccacCTCACCCTGCCACCCCTCCTCTCTAGGCATTGCCGTCGCCCCTCCTCTCCAGGAGCGGTGGATCCATGTGTTAGTGTGACGGCGAAGGGCAAAGGGCAAAGGCCGATGGCGGCGCGCTTACATGGGGAAGCCGCTGGCTTTGATGGGCAAGGAAGGAAAGGGGCCGAATGAGCATGTCTGAGCTACCTCGTGGACAGCGAGCTCGTCGGTTGTGCCCCGCCCCTCTTCCTCTGCAGATACGGTGTGGTGGTAGATCCACGGGTGGGGTGGCTTCATCGTGCTCATGGGATCCATGGAGGGCTCATCCTCAACCATGGCGAGTTCCATGTCGCGGTCGTCCTCCATGACGAGGAGTGGAGGGGAGCGGGAAGCTGTGGAGGGTGCTCGGTGGTGACTTGGTCAGAGCGGCGACATCGTGTTGTTtttgccttttgttttttttttgttcaagaTTATTTTGTATCAGCGACAAGTCAAGATTATTCTATTATTTGAGTTTGATGTTGATTCTGATATTGATTATGAGATGTTCCATTGATTCTGAGTG
Protein-coding regions in this window:
- the LOC133896140 gene encoding nucleobase-ascorbate transporter 6-like, whose protein sequence is MAGGGAAPPPKQEELQPHPVKDQLPSVSYCITSPPPWPEAIILGFQHYIVMLGTSVIIPSALVPQMGGGNEEKARVIQTLLFVAGINTLCQSFFGTRLPAVMGGSYTVVAPTISIILAGRYSNETDPHEKFLRTMRGTQGALIIASTIQIILGFSGLWRNVVRLLSPLSAVPLISLAGFGLYELGFPGVAKCVEIGLPEIILMLMFSQYLPHAIHVAKPVFDRFSVIFTIAIVWLYAYILTASGAYKNARTKTQVHCRVDRSGIIGGASWISVPYPFQWGAPTFDAGESFAMMMASFVALVESTGTFIAVSRYASATMIPPSVLGRGIGWQGIGTLLGAFFGTANGTGVSVENAGLLALTHVGSRRVVQISAGFMIFFSILGKFGALFASIPLPIFAALYCIFFAYIGACGLSFLQFCNLNSFRTKFIVGFSLFMGLSVPQYFNEYTSVAGYGPVHTGARWFNDMINVPFSSKPFVAALVAFFLDNTIHRRDGAVRRDRGYHWWDKFRSFKTDSRSEEFYSLPFNLNKFFPSV